In Streptomyces nodosus, one DNA window encodes the following:
- a CDS encoding DUF5926 family protein, with product MAKKRPQTKAKRPQLTDAEIPVVGAREPCPCGSGRRYKACHGRAAAHAVTELVQRPFEGLSGECDWVALRELVPAATVELKLRDELPEGVPSVTLATVLPMAWPALRRDDGSILLGLQNDTASGDISRDLADTLQQAFTAAPGTPVQGRRAPADGPRLQDLLDPEAPFEPAVHSGFEFWVPDAENATPEVTASLERANAAAIPTVKLTGVDAAYWCETTDKNHLRWVMPHPEEQLLDALARLHTAGRSGLGEGTRLVGSFRAHGLTVPVWDLPSGMSAQDIEKPAAEFAERLADALASDAPLTAEERRARGGLTNRQVTLS from the coding sequence ATGGCCAAGAAGCGACCCCAGACCAAGGCCAAGCGCCCGCAGCTCACGGATGCCGAGATCCCGGTCGTCGGCGCCCGCGAGCCCTGCCCCTGCGGCAGCGGTCGCCGTTACAAGGCCTGTCACGGCCGGGCCGCCGCCCACGCGGTGACCGAGCTGGTGCAGCGCCCCTTCGAGGGGCTGTCCGGCGAGTGCGACTGGGTGGCCCTGCGCGAGCTGGTGCCGGCGGCCACCGTCGAGCTGAAGCTCAGGGACGAGCTCCCCGAGGGCGTCCCGTCGGTCACCCTCGCCACGGTCCTGCCGATGGCCTGGCCGGCGCTGCGCCGCGACGACGGCTCGATCCTGCTCGGCCTGCAGAACGACACGGCGTCGGGCGACATCAGCCGCGACCTCGCGGACACCCTCCAGCAGGCGTTCACCGCCGCACCCGGCACTCCGGTGCAGGGCCGCCGGGCGCCCGCCGACGGACCTCGGCTCCAGGACCTGCTGGACCCGGAGGCCCCCTTCGAGCCGGCGGTGCACAGCGGCTTCGAGTTCTGGGTGCCGGACGCGGAGAACGCGACGCCGGAGGTGACCGCCTCCCTGGAGCGGGCCAACGCGGCCGCCATCCCCACCGTGAAGCTCACGGGCGTGGACGCCGCGTACTGGTGCGAGACCACGGACAAGAACCATCTGCGGTGGGTCATGCCGCACCCCGAGGAGCAGCTTCTGGACGCTCTCGCGCGGCTGCACACGGCCGGGCGGTCGGGCCTCGGCGAGGGCACGCGCCTGGTCGGCTCCTTCCGCGCGCACGGGCTGACCGTGCCGGTCTGGGACCTGCCGAGCGGGATGAGCGCGCAGGACATCGAGAAGCCCGCGGCCGAGTTCGCCGAGCGTCTCGCGGACGCCCTCGCCTCCGACGCCCCGCTCACCGCGGAGGAGCGGCGGGCGCGCGGCGGCCTGACCAACCGACAGGTGACGCTGAGCTGA
- a CDS encoding bifunctional DNA primase/polymerase, whose product MREILGRRRRLLSGRDDGRPELISAALTFATAWQWPVLPGVAPDPQGRARCGCPDPECTVPGAHPFDPGLLAATTDERMVRWWWTNRPSAPIVLATGGEAPCAVSLPALAASQALVALDRQGMRLGPVVAAPHRWAILVAPYSMERLGELLYAKDFVPGSLRFHSEGGYLALPPSETGRGEIRWERAPLPGSASPWVPDVEAVVDAVVEALTRTGVSAPEL is encoded by the coding sequence ATGCGCGAGATCCTCGGAAGGCGACGCAGGCTCCTGTCCGGGCGGGACGACGGGAGGCCCGAGCTGATCAGCGCGGCCCTGACCTTCGCGACCGCATGGCAGTGGCCTGTTCTCCCGGGTGTGGCCCCCGATCCGCAGGGGCGTGCCCGCTGCGGATGCCCCGACCCGGAGTGCACGGTGCCCGGTGCGCACCCCTTCGATCCCGGGTTGCTCGCGGCCACCACCGACGAGCGCATGGTGCGCTGGTGGTGGACCAACCGGCCGTCCGCCCCGATCGTGCTGGCCACCGGGGGTGAGGCGCCCTGCGCGGTGAGTCTGCCCGCCCTTGCCGCCTCGCAGGCGCTGGTGGCGCTCGACCGGCAGGGCATGCGCCTCGGCCCGGTGGTGGCGGCACCGCACCGCTGGGCGATCCTCGTGGCGCCCTACTCCATGGAGCGGCTGGGCGAGTTGCTCTACGCCAAGGACTTCGTCCCTGGATCGCTGCGCTTCCACAGCGAGGGCGGCTATCTGGCGCTCCCTCCCTCCGAGACCGGCCGTGGGGAGATCCGCTGGGAGCGGGCGCCGCTGCCCGGCTCCGCCTCGCCCTGGGTCCCCGATGTGGAAGCGGTGGTGGACGCCGTCGTGGAAGCCCTCACTCGTACGGGTGTGAGCGCGCCCGAGTTGTGA
- a CDS encoding PP2C family protein-serine/threonine phosphatase has translation MLDISSRMRVHVEPLPAAQIDMGVCDASEQYAPVRKPDTMNAPHPPKVAGIDSTVPPPAHTVAPMPAAPDVPSAASPAPAAPEAVLQDRLAGWVSDLTTLHELTERLARTGSLTEALQELLRAGAALVGARRGLVVLEPCDGLGPDTTTGLGLARADLGHLETVPRGCTAYGRILDGYPGAERETAQPDLFSEDGLDPRHREVAARLGYAASYALPLSAEATGRLGAAVWFYDEPAEPVERRRHLVGLYARYAAEHLARMVEIERTRAAMRTIADDLLPARLPRAAGVQLAARRHTGPRGGGDWYDALPLPDAALGLAVGSVTGSGPGAVAAMGRLRASLRAYAVMEGEDPVAVLSDLELLLRLTEPARSATALFAYCEPTARRLTLAGAGHSPPLVIGPRRTEFVESSLSAPLGMLACWEAPSIELIAEPGETVLLYTDGLLHRTGEPMDRAFARLHTAAASVPRPVRTDPGAVADHILRTMLPDGMGRADAENAEDVVLLAARFE, from the coding sequence ATGCTGGACATCTCCTCACGAATGCGTGTACATGTGGAGCCACTGCCAGCGGCGCAGATTGACATGGGGGTTTGCGATGCCAGCGAGCAATACGCGCCGGTCCGGAAGCCGGACACCATGAACGCCCCTCACCCTCCGAAAGTGGCCGGAATCGATTCAACGGTTCCCCCTCCCGCACACACTGTCGCGCCGATGCCCGCCGCCCCGGACGTCCCCTCGGCCGCCTCACCCGCCCCAGCCGCCCCGGAGGCCGTCCTCCAGGACCGGCTCGCCGGCTGGGTCTCCGATCTGACGACCCTCCATGAACTCACCGAACGCCTGGCGCGCACCGGCTCCCTCACCGAGGCGCTCCAGGAACTGCTGCGCGCCGGAGCGGCCCTCGTGGGCGCCCGGCGCGGTCTCGTGGTGCTGGAACCCTGCGACGGTCTCGGCCCCGACACCACGACCGGCCTGGGCCTGGCCCGCGCCGACCTCGGTCACCTCGAGACCGTGCCGCGGGGCTGCACGGCGTACGGCAGGATCCTGGACGGGTATCCGGGCGCCGAGCGGGAGACCGCCCAGCCCGACCTGTTCTCCGAGGACGGCCTCGACCCCCGCCACCGCGAGGTGGCCGCCAGGCTCGGCTACGCCGCCAGCTATGCGCTCCCCCTGTCCGCCGAGGCGACCGGACGCCTCGGCGCCGCCGTGTGGTTCTACGACGAACCGGCCGAGCCGGTGGAGCGCCGGCGCCATCTCGTCGGTCTCTACGCCCGCTACGCGGCCGAGCACCTGGCCCGCATGGTCGAGATCGAGCGCACCCGCGCGGCCATGCGGACGATCGCCGACGATCTGCTCCCCGCCCGGCTGCCCCGGGCCGCCGGCGTCCAGCTCGCCGCACGGCGCCACACCGGTCCGCGCGGGGGCGGCGACTGGTACGACGCCCTCCCGCTGCCCGACGCCGCGCTCGGCCTCGCGGTCGGGTCCGTCACCGGGTCGGGTCCAGGCGCGGTCGCCGCGATGGGCCGGCTGCGGGCCTCGCTGCGCGCCTACGCCGTGATGGAGGGCGAGGACCCGGTCGCAGTGCTGTCGGATCTGGAACTGCTGCTCAGACTCACCGAACCCGCCCGCTCCGCCACCGCCCTGTTCGCGTACTGCGAGCCCACGGCGCGCAGACTCACGCTCGCCGGGGCCGGGCACAGCCCTCCGCTGGTGATCGGCCCGCGGCGCACGGAGTTCGTGGAGAGCTCGCTCTCGGCGCCCCTGGGCATGCTGGCCTGCTGGGAGGCGCCGAGCATCGAACTGATCGCGGAGCCGGGCGAGACCGTACTGCTCTACACCGACGGTCTGCTGCACCGCACCGGCGAGCCCATGGACCGCGCCTTCGCCCGGCTGCACACGGCCGCCGCGAGCGTGCCGCGGCCGGTGCGCACCGATCCGGGCGCCGTCGCCGACCACATCCTGCGCACCATGCTGCCGGACGGCATGGGCCGGGCGGACGCCGAGAACGCCGAGGATGTCGTCCTGCTGGCGGCCCGGTTCGAGTGA